The region AAGCTCAGCCTATTCCTGAATCCGATGCTGCTGTCATCATGTCTGATGTGGCCTACTTTGAGAGTGCCTCTGGAACCACAAACACAACCTTTAGCCCCTAGATTCGACTAACAATCCAAGCATAGGCGATCGCCAGGGTGAACACCGTGAGTGGAGCACCAAAGCGAAAGTGCTGCCAAAAGGAAAACCGCTGCCCGGAGCTAGCAGCTGCCTCCACTGTAATTAAATTAGCCACAGCGCCAAAAAGGGTGAGATTCCCCGCGAGGGTACTCGTGGCTGCCAGGAGGTACCAGAGTTGATCGGCACTTTTGGGGATAAACTGCCCCAAGAGCAGCACCGTCGGCACGTTAGAGATCAAATTCGACAGCAATGCTGTAATCACCACGAGGGGCAAGGGCTGATTCAGCCAAGGGCGCAAAATGCCTAGTAAATCAAGGTTTTGCATACAGCGGGTCAGAATAAACAGACCCGCAAACAGAACCAATAGTGACCAATCCACCTGAGCAAGTACCCGCTCTGGCTGAAGACGGCGGGTAACCAGCAAAGCTGCGGCTGCCAATAGAGAGGATTCTGCTAGGGGAAAGCCCAGCAGAAAGGCCAAAAACATCAGCCCAGAGACAATCAGTGTCTTGTGGAGTAACCCTTTTTGCACCGGCGCTGCTGGGAGTGTAGCTAATGTAAAGGGTTGGCGCGATCGCACCTCCGGATAGAGCCACCCCAACCAGGCCACTTGCAGACCCAACCCCACCCCTGCAACGGGTACCATCACTTGGGCAAACGGAAGATACCCTAACTCGGAAAACGATCCCACGAGAATATTTTGGGGATTGCCGCTAAGGGTAGCTACAGAACCGATATTGGTTGCCCCTGCGATCGCCAGCAGGTAGGGCACTGGATTCAAACCCAAAACATGGGTAATGCGCAGGGTTAAAGGCGTCGTTACAAGGGCAAGGGTATCATTCAGAAAGACCGCCGATAGTATTCCCGTCGCCACGGTGAGAAACACCAGCAACCCCCAGGGACTGCCACTAAAGCGCACCACGGTCACCACCGCTATTTGAAAAAAGCCGCTTAAGCCGAGATAGGCATTCACAATCATCATGCTCAGCAAGAACACGATGGCTTGGGGATCAATGGCTTGCCACGCAGTGGGTAGATCAATCGCCCCTAGGGCAATCAAAAGAGCCGCACTCACAAGGGCGATCGTTGCGCGATTCATGTGTAGCCCCGGCACCCCCCCAAGGGCCAAGGCACCGTAGCTGAGGGCGAGAATCAGGAGTTGCAGCAGAAACCGCAGCACCTACTGTTGGGTTTGAATTTTCTCGGCCTCTAGGGCATCAAGCAATTTCCCAAGGGCCGCAAGATCGTCACCATCATATTCCCGCTTCCACAGCAGTTGGGAAATTTGGTTTTCAATGGCTGAGGTTAAGACTTGGGTTTCGAGCACCCGTTGCACTAAGCGTTGGATCATCATAGGGATTTGGCAGCTTAGACAGTTGTTCTCTAGGGTAGCCCATTGGCTGTGGATCAAATCGAAGGAACCACTTTCTCAAGTGGCACAATTTGCGATAGTGGGGGCACTGGGATCAGCAAAGCATTGATCCTGAGCCGGGGATCGTTGTCCCATCAATAAGTCGTGTTTCGATAAATTAAGGAAAGTTGAAATTCTAGGATACACCAGATATACTAAAGGGCGACTTTTGTAAACTCAATAACAGTACTTTAAAGGCAAAGGAGGTAAGGCAACTTGGCCAGAAGACGGAAGCGGAAGAGCCGGCGGCGTCTCGAAGGGCGCAAAATCCTTGAGTGCGTACCTCAATATAGCATCGAAAGTGGCGAAGATAAACCCGTGACAGCGGCGCGAAAATTTATTCAGGCCAAGGGGATCACCCCACCCGCTTTAGTGCTTGTTAAGCGGAATGAGCACACCACCGATCGCTACTTCTGGGCAGAAAAGGGCCTGTTTGGTGCGCAGTACGTTGAAGAAAACCACTTTTTATTCCCTAGCCTAAGGGAACTTGCAGAAGAGAAAATGGCAGCCACCACCCGTTAGGCTGTTTTTTTTACAAGCATCCTTTTGAGGGGGAGTCAGGACTTGCTCTTGGCTCTTTTTGCTTTGGTGGCGAGGGGCTCAAGATTTGATCTTTTTGCGCCATTTACTTATGGCAATTTGGCAACCGTCCTCATAAAATAGAAATAGCGGAGACACACGTTTCCGTTCACTCCTCACACCACACCCCGCCTGGACAGTTATTGGTTCGGGCGGCTTCCTTTTTGTAAAGGTTTGTAAAGACTTACAACTCCCAAACGTGGCTAGAATCCTTGAGATAACCCTTCACCTTTGCCAAATCCGCTAGCTGGGTAAAGGGGCTGGTTTGAGCGTATTTGACTAGGGTCTCTAAAAGCATAGCCAGTTGAGTATTATCGCCACGCTCGATCGCCCCATCAATGCGCTCAAAGAGTTGCCGGAAGTTCCGTGCCCGCTCATCGAAGGCATGGTTAAGATAGCCTATGACAAACTCCTGAGTCTGCCTAATCTTGGCAATGGTTGCTTCCTTCTCTGCTTCAATTTGTTGACGCTTGGTAATTTCCTGCTCTTTCAGCTTTGCGTACTCTAAATACCTGTCGTAAAGAGAAAAAAGTGAAGTAATTGTGTTGACAAGAGCAACTACAGTAGTTCCGCTGACAGGAGCATCTACAGGCTGTCCGTACACGATTTTTCCCCCATAAATTCCGTCCGCTAGGCATTGGCTTTGAGCATTTTTTTACTTGCCACTTAATCTGTTGCCAGTACAAGGATCAGTGTCAATAATTTCATACAGTGCTTTGACCAAAAGAAATACTCGCTGAAACGTCTCTGCATCCCGCTCGACCTCAAACCCGTTGTGAATTGCCCTCTCCAAGTCGTTTAAGGCGATGTGGCAACGAGGAGAAAGCTCTTCTAGACATCCTTGTAACTCTGCGATCCGTGGTTGAACACCTGTTTCCAGATACTTAATGTAAGCATCTATCTTAGCGATTTCTTTATCTACTTCCGCTGCAAACTCAGTCGCCTCGGTGAGATCTTTTTCTCCCTTTCCTGCCAGCATTATTCCCCCTATCATTAGCGCGGGGCCAGCCATAGCAGCATTAAGCACAAGGCTGCCCAGAGCCATACCTCCTCCACCGGCTGCCAGTGAGCCACCACCCAACCATGCTAGGGTTGCATTGGTTGCTGCTGCGCCACTCAATGCTCCAATGGCTGTTCCTGTACTTGCGGTTCCCACTAAACTGGCCAGCTCAAAAACAGCCATTTGGACGACTGCTGCTGTTCCTCCCATTGCGACGATAGTTGCACCAGTAAAGCCTAAATTCTCGAATAGCTTGTCTTGAGCAGCACCACCATCGAGATGACTCTTAACTTCAGATAGGGTCAAACGTTGTAGAAATTCAAGTTCACTTACTGATAGTTTTTGCTTTAATTGCTTACAAAGGTGCCTGAAGCGCAAGACGATAAGGTTAAAGACCGTATGTCTTTGCTCATCATATGCCCTCAGTCGGCTTTCGGTAGAATCCTTTACAGAATTGTACCTGTTTGCCTTGGCAGCGTAGCGCTGCTTTGCTTCTTCAATTTTCTTCTGGGCTTCTTCAATTTTACTCCAGCCTTCGGCACCAGTGGCGATACCGATGACACCAGTGACGCCGGCAGCTGCTCCCAAGAGGATAGGAATGATGAAAACCATAGGGATGATTAAATGAGATGAGTGAGAGGATATCTAACTGGTACCACAAAAAGTGATACAGTCAAACCATAGAACTACAGATTTTATGTTTCTTAACTAAGAAAATTAAAATGCAATACCGCATTTGTCATCAAACCACCTACACCTACAGTGCTCCCGTTGCCCTTGCCCCCCACGATTTGCGCTTGATTCCCCGCAGTGATGGCCACCAACGCCTGCGATCGCTCTCCCTGGAAATTTTACCGACTCCCCAAGGTCATAGTTCTGTCCTCGATGTCTATGGTAATCACATTCAGCGCTACTGGTGGTTACCGCAGCCCACTACTTCCCTCATGATTCAGGTCACTTCTGAAGTAGAAACCTATTGCGACAACCCCTTTAACTATTTGCTCGAACCATGGGCAGTCACACTCCCTTTTAACTATCCCCAGCGGCTGGCAACTAGCCTGCATCCCTATCTATCACTGCCAGTGGATCCGGTTGCCTATGAGCTGGCTTGGCAAATTTTAGCCAGTGGCGATCGCCAGGTCCTCACATTTCTCAGTGACCTCAATAACAAAATTTACCGTACTTGTCAGCACCAAATTCGTGAAACCGGTGCCCCTTGGCCCCCCTGTGTCACTTGGGCAAAACAAACGGGTTCCTGTCGCGATACGGCAGTTTTGTTTATCCATGCCTGTCGGGCTGTGGGCCTGGCGGCGCGGTTTGTCAGTGGCTATCAGGAAGGGGACTTGGAGAATCCTGAACGGCACCTCCATGCTTGGGTGGAAGTGTATTTGCCGGGGGCAGGCTGGCGGGGCTATGATCCCACCCACGGCCTAGCGGTGAGCGATCGCCACATTGCCCTTGTGGCTGCCGCTGATCCGGCAGATGCTGCCCCCATTGAAGGCGTCCTACGGGGACAGGGGGTCACCTCCACCATGAGCTATCAACTACAGATTCAGCGCCTCTCCTAGGTATGGAAGAAAAAGGCAGTACCGAGAATCCCATAGGTCGCCAAAAGTAGCGCTCCCTCTAGCCAGTTGGAGCGGCCATCTAGGCTAATCACATTGGCAATGACAACCGCAATAATCACCGTCACCACCTCAAAAAGACTAAAGTTCAAATCCATTGGCTGACCGATGAACTGGCCAATAAGCACAAGAATAGGTGCCACCAAAAGCGCCACCAACAGGGATGACCCCAAGGCAATGGAAACAGACAGATCCATATTGTTTTTCAGGGCAACCCCCACAGCAGTCACATATTCCGCTGCACCGCCCACCAACGGCAAGAGAATGACCCCAGTAAATAGGGGCGTCAAACCCAGTCCTGCCGTTGCCTCCTCGACAGCACCAACAAAGATTTCTGACTCAAAGGCCACCCCAATGGTGGCAATGATGAGAACGGTAAGCCAAAGGGGGAGGTTAGGCTTTTCGTGGTGTCCTGCCTCGCCTCCTAGTTCCACCTCACTGACATCGTAAAGATAGCTGTGGGTTTTCAGGGAAAAGATTAACGTCAGCCCATAAACGAGAATCAGAATGATGGCTGCCACAACTGACATTTGGGAAATTGCCCCTGGCGGCACCCTATCGGAGGTATAAATCACCATTGCTGGCAAAAGCATGGCGGCGATCGCCACCGTCATCGAGGAAGCATTGACCCGTGCCACCACTGGGGCAAAGGATTGTTCCTTGTAGCGAATGCCCCCCAGCAGCATGGATAGCCCCATCACCAGCAAAAGGTTCGCCATTAGGGTTCCCGTAATACTGGCTTTGACAATATCCACTAAACCCGCTCGCAGCGCCACAATGGCAATAATGAGTTCCGTGGCATTGCCAAAGAGGGCATTTAAGAGGCCACCGATCGTCGGACCCGTGGCAAGGGCCACCTCCTCCGTTGCTGTACTCAACCAAATCGCCAAGGGGACGATCGCCAGGGCTGCCAAAATAAAGACAGTGAGAGCGCCCCATTCCAGTTGTTCCGCAGCAATGGAGAGGGGAATAAACAGCAAAAAAACAATCGACACCAGTCGCTTCATGGGGCATCCCTTACACCGTGAAAGGACAAAAATTTCCTCTATCCTAGCCTGTGGTTTTTATGGTGCCCTTCCCAGGAGCAAGCAAGAGGGGCATCCCTAGCCACTGCGGAGGATCACCCGCTGATTTTGGCGGGCGACAAGGGAGAGGGTGAGCGGGCCAGCGGTATAAACCGAGGTGGGAGTGACGGCGCTAATGTCAATCGTCCCTTGGTGATCTTTGAGCTCAAGAACAAATTTCACCAGTTCAATTTGGCGAAAGGAGCCAACAGTGCCAGTGACCGGATCTGGGAGAACGCCGGAGGCGATCGCCCGTTGATTACTGACTGTAAATAACTGATCCAAACGTTGCAAAATCTGTTCATCGGTCATCTGGCTGGGATCCAAAGAGATGGTGGCCAGATTTTCACCCTCGCGGAAAACCTGCTGATTGCGCGCCACTTGGGGCACCACAAGAATATTGCTTTCCCCCTGTAGATAATTGGCCGCTGCTAAAATGCGCACCACATAGGATTGGCCATCACTAATTTGGCTGCGCAGGCGGTGCACATCTGCGGTGGTGATTTGAATCACCTGATCCGTCGGCTGGAGGTTCTGGGGACTATTGAGGACAATGGCATTCCGCCGCGCTTCCCGCAGGAGTTCCTCAATGACTTGGGTGGCTTTATCTGGATCCTTGACATTTTGAATCACAGCAGAGGCCAAAACTTGCCCCGTGCGAATGGCGATCGTCCCCCGCCGTAGTCCCAACAACAGGATGTTCACGTTTTCTTCAAGGCGTTGGCGACTGGCCTCAAGGGCAGCAATTTCCTGCTGAAGACTACGCTGTTGATTCCGTAACACCTGCTGCTGCTGATTGGCCGCCGCCAGTTGATCCTGAATGCGATCAATCTCTGCTCGGAGGCGATCCTTTTGGGCTTCCACTTCGGCAAGGCGTTGTTGAGCCGTGCGAATGGCGGTTTCTAGGGCTGCTTTTTGTCCAGCCACCTCCTCGAGACGGCCTTGGATGGCTTGTCGCTCCCGTTGCAGGCGCTGAATTTCTCGCCGCAGGCGTGCCCCTTGGGCTTCAAAGTTCTCGAGGTTTTTTTGGGCTTGAGTGTAGCGGTGTTGGAGTTGCTTGAGTTCTGCTTCTGTAAGGGTCTGACGATTGACAGCTTGCTCTAGCACTCGGTTCGTTTGACTGAGGCGTTGGCGAATATTGGCCAGTTCAATTTGGGATTGTGCCAGTTCTGCTTCAATTTCGTCCTTTTGGGCACGGGTTTGCGCCAGTTCTTGTTCGGCAGCCGCTTGTTGACGGCGAATTGTATCAATGCGCAGGACGCCATCGCGCAATTCACGGCTGAGGGCAAAGAGAATGGCCAAAGTGGAGGCAGAAATTAAGCTCCCTGTGAGAATGGTAATCAGAACAGCGGTCTGCCGTGGCCGCAAATTAAACCAACTCAATCGAGCTTTGCCCACTTTTGAGCCAAGGCGATCGCCCACTGTCGCGATCGCGCCCCCAAGAATAATCACAGCCAAAACCAGAACATACCCAGCCATATTTCGGGTACTGCTGCCACTCCCCAACTATACTTTCTACAGTACGTGCCGATGCTGCCCCCGATAAGGGCTCGGGCAAATCACTTGGACTGCAATCAACCAATGCCAAAAATTGCCACCTGGAACGTTAACTCAATTCGCACCCGCCTTGACCATGTCTGCCAGTGGTTGGATAGCACTGGGGTGGACTACCTCTGTCTGCAGGAGACCAAAGTCACAGATGCTGAGTTCCCACGTCAGCCCTTTCTGGATCGGGGATATCACGTTTATTGTAGTGGTCAAAAGGCCTATAACGGGGTGGCCATTCTCAGTCGTCAGCCCCTGGCGGGGGTAGAAGCAGGCTTTGCCCCCCAATTGCCCAGCCACAGTGAGTTGGATACCCAAAAACGGCTCATTCGCGCCCAATTCGCCCCTGATGTGATCTTGGTGAATGTCTATATTCCCAACGGCGGCGAGTACGACAGTGAGAAATACCACTACAAGCTGCACTGGCTGAAAACGCTCTATGTCTATCTCGAGCAACTCACCACCCAAGGGGAAGTGATTCTCTGTGGCGATTTTAATATTGCCCCTGAAGATAAAGACCTCTTTGATGCGAGCGATCGCGCCACAAAAGTGGGGGCCACCGATGCTGAACGCAACCTTCTGGCAGCCATTCGCGATCTTGGCTTCCATGATGCCTTTCGCCAGTTTACTGAAGCGCCGGGGCACTACTCTTGGTGGGATTATCGCTCAGGTGCCTTTCGCCGCAATCATGGCTGGCGCATTGATCACCTCTATGTTACCCCCGGTGTCAAAGCCCGGGCCTGCAACTGTCACATTGATATTGCCCCGCGGCGCTTACCCAAGCCCAGTGACCATGCACCCGTCATCCTAGAGATTGAATAGGGGCTGTACGGTGCGCAGCCACTCCGTTAAATCCTGTACCCCTTGGCCGTAGGTGAGATCAAAAGTCAGCGGCGTAATACTAATCAAGTTTTGGGCAATGGCTTCCACATCCGTGGGCGCTTGATTGGGGTCTTGGGGATATTCTTCGACCACTTCCCCCGCCAGCCAGTAGTAGGTTTTGCCGCGGGGGTCAACGCGCTTTTGGAAAAGGTCATGGTAGCGCCGAATTCCCTGCCGGGTAATCACAACGCCAGCAATTTCACTGGCGGGCAGAGCAGGCACATTGACATTGAGGAGCACTTTGGGCGGAAGGGGGGCATTTTCCAGTGCTTTGAGGAGACGATTGGTAAAGTCAGCGGCCGGCTGAAAGTCATGAACCGTGAAACTGGCGAGGCTGATGGCAATACTGGGAATGCCCTCAATTACCCCCTCCATAGCAGCAGACACCGTGCCGGAGTAAAGAATATCTGTGCCGAGGTTGGAGCCTTGGTTAATCCCAGAAACGACAAAATCCGGGGGTTGCTCTAGGAGCGCACCCAGGGCTAACTTCACACAGTCGGAGGGGGTACCAGAGCAGGCCCAGGCCTTAATCCTGGGGTGAAAGCGATCGCTGACGACTTCGGCGCGAATCGGATCAAACACAGTGAGGCTATGCCCTGTAGCGGAGCGTTCGCGATCCGGACACACGACGACGACTTCATGGCCAGCGATCGCCAGTGTATCTGCCAACGTCCGAATACCGGGGGCAAAGACCCCATCGTCATTGGCAATGAGTAACCGCATTTGTTGCCCCCTGAATCCTGAAGTATTGGCCAAACATTACAGTTGATTGCAAATCCCAACACCCTCCCTGAGAAATGTTAACCTCTAGAAGGGTCAAGTGGCGCACTCCATGGCCCACCTTGGCGAACAGTTTGAACGCACCATTCCTGACATGACCGCTTTTGGGGATTGACAGGATTTATGGAACGCCTACTGAACCATGAGTTGAAGGAGAACACTGTGTCTGTGCATCAAAGTCATTCGTTATTCCGTGAAGACCTCAGCGAATACGTTGCCCATTTGCAACTGCACATGGCACTTCAGGCGCGCAATTTAGTGCCCGCCCTCAAACACACTGGCGATAGCCGTGAGCAACTTCTCCATCAAACCCAAGCCAACTTCGAGAAGTACGTCTCCCGTCAAAGCTATATTGACTAAAGCAATTTTCCTTTGTGCTCAAAAATCAACAGCTCTGCTCCCTTAGCAGCAGCAATCCTGCTGCTTTTTGCGTTGGTTGGGGGAGTCACTGCTTCCACCCCTTTGAGGAACACTTGCCACAGAGTACACTAGGGGCGATATTGCTATTTGTAACACTCTTGTCAGCGTTCTCAGGAGGTTTTATGGCGCGGACAGAATCCACGATGCTTGCCCTTGGTACTGTTGCTCCCGATTTTCAACTGCCCGATGTGGTGAGTGGCCAAACGATTTCCCTCAGCACCTTTGCCGATAAGAAAGCCCTACTGGTGATGTTTATTTGTCGCCACTGTCCCTATGTGAAGCATGTTCAACAGGAACTGGCGAAGCTGGGGCGCGACTACAAAGACACAGGCTTAGGAATTGTTGCCATTAGTGCCAATGACGCCGCTAACTATCCCGAGGATGCCCCAGAGTCCCTGAAGGCGATGGCCACTGAACTCGGGTTTACCTTTCCCCTTTGCTACGATGAGAGCCAGGAAACGGCCAAGGCCTACACCGCTGCCTGTACACCGGATTTCTTCCTCTTTGATAGCGATCGCAAGCTCGTGTATCGCGGACAACTCGATGACAGCCGCCCCCAGAATGGCCTACCGGTGACGGGCAAAGACTTGCGTGCCGCCATTGATGCTGTGTTAGCCGGTCAAACCCCCAGTGAGGATCAAAAGCCAAGTCTCGGCTGCAATATCAAGTGGAAACCGGGCAATGAACCGGCCTATTACCGCTAATCCTGGAAAGCGGAAGAGAAGGGCACTTTTATTGCCGCTTTTGAGTCCTTAGCCTACTGTGATATCAGTGCCAATGGGTTTGGCTGTGTTGATGGGATTTCTTTTTTAGGTGTGAGCAGTGAATAACGAACTTTTTTCGCCAGTGGGGATGCCGTCAATGGGATCTGCCCTGAAAACCGTAGGAGTCGCAATAGCAACGGTGGCGATCGCCCTCGGTTCTTTGAGTCCCAGCCGTGGTCAAGAAGCCCCCACACTTTCTCAAAACCAACCAGCCGCAACCCCAGCACCCCCGACACCACCATCCCCAGAGCCTGTGCCTGAAAGCCCGCCAGCGGCACCCTCTACCCCTGCGCCTGTGGGTCAGCCCCCCGCTGATGAACCCAAAGTATTGATTGCTGAAGTGGTGGTTGAAGGAGCCACCCCTGAACTGGAGCAATTGGTCTATCAGGTCATTAGCACTCGACCGGGCAGTACCACTACCCGCACGCAACTCCAACAAGATACCAACGCCATCTTTGCTACGGGGTTTTTTGCCGATGTCAATGCCGTCCCTAGGGATACCCCCCTCGGTGTGCGGATTACCTTTGTCGTGCGCCCCTATCCGGTACTGCGAGCTGTTCAAGTGGCGGGCAATCAAGTCCTCACCCAAGAGAAAGTGAACGAAATTTTTGCCCCCCAAATTGGCCGCACCCTCAATCTTAGAGAGCTCCAAGCTGGGATTGAAAAAATTAACACGTTCTATAGGGATAATGGCTACATTTTGGGTCAAGTTGTTGGTACCCCCCAAGTCGATCCCGATGGTGTTGTCACGTTGCAGGTGGCTGAGGGGGTCGTTGAACAGGTTACCTATCGCTTTCTGAATAAAGAAGGGGAGCCGACGAAACAACGTACCCGCGACTTTGTCATTAGCCGGGAAATGGACACCCAACCCGGGGTCGTCCTTAATCAAAAGACAGTGCAGGCAGATTTGCGACGCCTCTTTGAACTGGGACTTTTTGAGGATGTGCAAGTTGCCCTTGAACCCGGCCAGGATCCCCGCAAGGTGAACTTAATCCTCAATATCAAAGAGCGCAATACGGGCAGTGTCTCTGCGGGGGCAGGTTATAGCTCGGCCGCAGGTCTATTTGGAACCGTAGCATTCCAGCAAAACAACCTCTTTGGCCGCAACTGGAAATTGAGTGCGGAAGCCCAAGGGGGGACTGAAGGGGAATTTCTCTTTGACCTTAGCTTCACCGATCCATGGATTAAAGGGGATCCCTACCGCACCTCCTACACCGTCAGTGCCTTCAACCGCCTGACGGTTCCCTATACCTTCAGTAATGGCCCCATTGATGTTCGTTTGGCCAATGGCGATTTTCCGCGGATTAACCGCTTGGGCACTGCCCTCTTCTTTACCCGTCCCTTTACCAAGGATCGCGATCAGGTGCGTACCGCTTGGACCGGTTCCCTTGGCTTGCAATATCAACGCGTCACATCCCTAGACGGCGGTTTTACCCGCTTCAACACCGATGCTTTAGGCAACTGTTTAACCTTTCCAGACAACGGCGTCTGTCGCGGCTTCAATGACCTGTTTACGGTGCAAGCGGCGATTCTGCGGGACTTGCGCAATGATCCCTTGCGTCCCACCAGTGGCCAAGTGATCCGCCTAGGCGTGGATCAGTCACTTCCCATTGGTGCGGGTAGCATCTTGATGAATCGGGTGCGGGGTAGCTATAGCTTCTATATCCCAGTGAAGTTTCTGCGTATTGAGGGGCCGCAAACCTTTGCCTTCAATATTCAAGCGGGCAACATTTTTGGCGATTTGCCCCCCTATGAATCCTTTACGATTGGGGGTGCTAACTCGGTGCGCGGTTGGGAAGAGGGGGCGATCGGTTCTGGGCGTGCCTTTGTACAGGGGACGGTGGAGTATCGGTTCCCAATTTTTAACATTATTGGTGGTGCACTCTTCGTAGATGGGGCCAGTTTGCTCGGTACCCAAAGCAGCGTACCCGGTCAGCCGGGAATTGTGCGCGGTAAACCCGGAGAGGGGCTAGGCTATGGAGCTGGCCTGCGGGTGAATACCCCCTTAGGCAATATCCGCATTGACTTTGGCTGGAACAATCAAGGGGGCAGTGCCTTTAGTTTTGGTATTGGTGAACGCTTCTAGGAGAAAGCTCCATGATCGCGGCCTCTGGACCGACACCATTGGTGGCAACGACTCAACGGACCCTTGCTGGAACTGCCCAATGGTCAGGGGTGGGCTTACACTCAGGCCAGTGGGTTGCGCTCACCCTTCAGCCGGCAGCCGCCAATACCGGACGCCAGTTTGTGCGCCTTGATCTGGAGGGGCAGCCTGTCATTCCTGCTCGGATTGAGGCTGTGAAATCCACTCAGTTGGCAACGGAGTTGGTGGCCAATGGCGCCAGTGTGCGCACGGTTGAGCATCTCTTGGCAGCGCTGGCGATCGCCGGCATTGATAATGTCACGATTCAGATCACAGGTCCTGAGGTGCCCGTGCTCGATGGCTCGGCACAACCTTGGCTCGAAGGCATTCAGAGGGTAGGTGTTGTCCCCCAGGAGGCCCCTCGACCAGCAGTCATCTTGAAGGAACCGGTCACCATTTACGAAGGAGAGGCCTTTGTTAGTGCCATTCCTGCCCCTGAGCTACGCCTCACCTATGGCATTGACTTTCCCTATCGGGCAATAGGTCGCCAGTGGTGTAGTTTTACGCCCTCAGAACTAGCGACGGAGGTCGCCCCGGCTCGCACTTTTGGTTTTGCTGAACAAGTGGACTATCTGCGCAGCCAAGGTCTGATTCAGGGGGGCAGCTTAGAGAATGCCCTTGTGTGCAGTGCCAGTGGTTGGGTCAACCCGCCGTTACGCTTTGCCGATGAACCCGTTCGCCACAAGTTACTCGATCTCTGGGGCGATTTAGCCCTCCTCGGAACACCCCCCATTGCCCATTATGTGGCCTATCGCGC is a window of Thermosynechococcus vestitus BP-1 DNA encoding:
- a CDS encoding BamA/TamA family outer membrane protein → MNNELFSPVGMPSMGSALKTVGVAIATVAIALGSLSPSRGQEAPTLSQNQPAATPAPPTPPSPEPVPESPPAAPSTPAPVGQPPADEPKVLIAEVVVEGATPELEQLVYQVISTRPGSTTTRTQLQQDTNAIFATGFFADVNAVPRDTPLGVRITFVVRPYPVLRAVQVAGNQVLTQEKVNEIFAPQIGRTLNLRELQAGIEKINTFYRDNGYILGQVVGTPQVDPDGVVTLQVAEGVVEQVTYRFLNKEGEPTKQRTRDFVISREMDTQPGVVLNQKTVQADLRRLFELGLFEDVQVALEPGQDPRKVNLILNIKERNTGSVSAGAGYSSAAGLFGTVAFQQNNLFGRNWKLSAEAQGGTEGEFLFDLSFTDPWIKGDPYRTSYTVSAFNRLTVPYTFSNGPIDVRLANGDFPRINRLGTALFFTRPFTKDRDQVRTAWTGSLGLQYQRVTSLDGGFTRFNTDALGNCLTFPDNGVCRGFNDLFTVQAAILRDLRNDPLRPTSGQVIRLGVDQSLPIGAGSILMNRVRGSYSFYIPVKFLRIEGPQTFAFNIQAGNIFGDLPPYESFTIGGANSVRGWEEGAIGSGRAFVQGTVEYRFPIFNIIGGALFVDGASLLGTQSSVPGQPGIVRGKPGEGLGYGAGLRVNTPLGNIRIDFGWNNQGGSAFSFGIGERF
- the lpxC gene encoding UDP-3-O-acyl-N-acetylglucosamine deacetylase, coding for MIAASGPTPLVATTQRTLAGTAQWSGVGLHSGQWVALTLQPAAANTGRQFVRLDLEGQPVIPARIEAVKSTQLATELVANGASVRTVEHLLAALAIAGIDNVTIQITGPEVPVLDGSAQPWLEGIQRVGVVPQEAPRPAVILKEPVTIYEGEAFVSAIPAPELRLTYGIDFPYRAIGRQWCSFTPSELATEVAPARTFGFAEQVDYLRSQGLIQGGSLENALVCSASGWVNPPLRFADEPVRHKLLDLWGDLALLGTPPIAHYVAYRASHHLHTQLARAIAQQRV